In Drosophila bipectinata strain 14024-0381.07 chromosome 2R, DbipHiC1v2, whole genome shotgun sequence, one genomic interval encodes:
- the LOC108125016 gene encoding uncharacterized protein isoform X1, whose protein sequence is MDLADQIDDYICSFEGLGDLTMDSLAIFIFLWAVLALFSVWLIKLLYHKYLNKGKAPSAATSRQSSVAPGSGSPTSGSGKTEKRLSEPRDLLATKSKVAEDLAKPLAAGAAGGARGRSSASPLNSAAAGPRRRVVRQSSTGPENRKKRYVPPPSNVVGPETSSVTWTSQVFRWLYSDLVIVNELLMSWVIAINDSLRKSVEEHGVAVEVVRVLPDSPAPGLNNIFCNCDENNPADMLITFDCDAMPVLQVKTFRQKAGKVETSHYKVTVSRFRARMAIPMNYNTLKGEMRVEGYPDVRIAMNSVGAIKPMDQDEQQLQTVISDILTTALRDTVYPVDFSIYSTCPRADVEPLELPVIYPVHYDSLAHNMEHLSGGLRDSQRMVSGRRLLVKIVKGEGLRDAHDPYVVIEMDEPAQKNQTGTQRGSKPYWDEHFLFELSPQSAEILFEVYDHPVIASDPPKFLGLGLVGIDELAVGPASTQLLQLQPRPYETQPVSGAITVDFVFIEGAEIPAGTRPQHLKEALRISTPAINEHIRNGADLADAAVRALQDGALSGTGNGGQPSKSTLIIHSVQRNSTGPNAFKVALNEDGRLEVTQAPTELDEAVAQAFERAASEAQAELQLQEKQADAEVADANDSGNNTINEDSTAEYGQPNAASSPNGSSYHNNYSLNGNGNGNTNGSGYNSLPRNGGGGLSASQLAQQNSSGYMDGSDVVDDRGRSKKRNFFGTLKKRLSRSKTRTLSADQPPNNNSHKSLSATNSSATGLPRTATGTLNGESSRSLSVDRATLSKSNSLGPRMGIGHSITDHSRRSSISESSAISGFSSASNKTYVHEASTLVLETIENGVKRHFIVPLAIAQRPRWRRKGTKLHIYNDHTFIAKHLSGSGLQCSICMKSIPRRPGKQGYECRDCQLICHKQCHIRAPQSCPNPTVLSMELTKLNSAAADRSIRKL, encoded by the exons ATGGATCTGGCAGATCAAATCGATGACTATATCTGTTCGTTCGAAGGACTTGGCGACTTAACAATGGACTCCCTGGCCATCTTCATCTTCCTGTGGGCCGTGCTGGCCCTCTTCTCCGTCTGGCTGATCAAGCTCCTCTACCACAAGTATCTCAACAAGGGCAAGGCACCCAGCGCCGCCACCAGCCGCCAGAGCAGCGTGGCCCCCGGCTCGGGATCCCCCACCTCCGGCTCCGGCAAGACTGAGAAGCGTCTCTCCGAGCCACGCGACCTCCTGGCTACCAAGAGCAAGGTGGCCGAGGATTTGGCCAAGCCCCTGGCTGCAGGAGCGGCCGGTGGAGCTAGAGGCCGCTCGTCAGCCTCACCGCTGAACTCCGCCGCTGCCGGTCCACGTCGTCGGGTGGTGCGTCAGAGCTCCACGGGTCCCGAGAACCGCAAGAAGCGGTATGTGCCGCCGCCCTCCAATGTTGTGGGCCCCGAAACG AGCTCCGTCACCTGGACCAGCCAGGTGTTCCGCTGGCTATACAGCGACCTGGTCATCGTCAACGAACTGCTCATGTCCTGGGTGATTGCCATTAACGACTCGCTGCGCAAATCCGTGGAGGAG CATGGAGTGGCCGTGGAGGTTGTCCGAGTGCTGCCCGACAGCCCTGCTCCCGGCCTGAACAACATCTTCTGCAACTGCGATGAGAACAATCCCGCCGACATG CTCATCACCTTCGACTGTGACGCCATGCCGGTGCTGCAGGTGAAGACTTTCCGGCAGAAGGCGGGCAAGGTGGAGACCTCCCACTACAAGGTCACCGTGTCGAGGTTCCGAGCCCGCATGGCCATTCCCATGAACTACAACACCCTCAAGGGTGAGATGCGCGTCGAGGGCTATCCAGAT GTCCGCATCGCGATGAACAGCGTGGGCGCCATCAAGCCGATGGACCAGGACGAGCAGCAGCTCCAGACGGTGATCAGCGACATCCTGACGACGGCGCTGCGCGACACCGTCTACCCGGTGGACTTCTCCATCTACTCCACCTGCCCCCGAGCGGATGTGGAGCCATTGGAGCTGCCCGTAATCTATCCCGTGCACTATGACTCGCTGGCG CACAACATGGAGCATCTGAGCGGTGGCCTGAGGGACTCCCAGCGCATGGTTTCCGGCCGCCGGCTGCTGGTGAAGATCGTCAAGGGTGAGGGACTGCGGGACGCCCACGATCCCTACGTGGTCATCGAAATGGACGAGCCGGCCCAGAAGAACCAGACGGGAACCCAGCGCGGCAGCAAGCCCTACTGGGACGAGCACTTTCTCTT TGAACTCTCCCCGCAATCTGCCGAGATCCTCTTTGAGGTCTACGACCATCCGGTGATTGCCTCGGATCCGCCCAAGTTCCTGGGTCTGGGCCTGGTGGGCATCGACGAGCTGGCCGTAGGTCCAGCCTCCACGCAGCTCCTGCAGCTACAGCCACGTCCTTACGAGACCCAGCCCGTGTCGggagccatcaccgtggacttTGTGTTCATCGAGGGAGCCGAAATCCCGGCTGGCACGCGCCCCCAGCACCTGAAGGAGGCGCTGCGCATCAGCACTCCGGCCATCAACGAGCACATCCGGAACGGAGCCGACCTGGCGGACGCAGCCGTGCGCGCTCTGCAAGACGGAGCCCTCTCCGGCACCGGAAACGGCGGCCAGCCCAGCAAGAGCACCCTGATCATCCACAGCGTACAGCGG AACTCGACCGGCCCGAATGCATTTAAG GTTGCGCTGAACGAGGACGGCAGACTCGAGGTGacccaggccccgacggagctGGATGAGGCGGTGGCCCAGGCCTTCGAGCGGGCTGCCAGCGAGGCCCAGGCCGAGCTCCAGCTCCAGGAGAAGCAGGCCGACGCGGAGGTGGCCGACGCCAACGACTCAGGTAACAACACCATCAACGAGGATAGCACCGCCGAG TATGGCCAGCCCAACGCCGCCTCCTCGCCCAACGGCAGCAGCTACCACAACAACTACAGCCTGAATGGCAATGGAAACGGCAACACGAACGGATCCGGCTACAACAGCCTGCCCCGGAACGGAGGTGGAGGACTCTCTGCCTCCCAGCTGGCCCAGCAGAACTCATCCGGCTATATGGATGGCAGCGACGTGGTCGATGATCGCGGGCGCAGCAAAAAACGTAATTTCTTTGGTACCCTGAAGAAGCGGCTCAGCCGCTCCAAGACACGCACCCTCTCGGCCGACCAACCGCCCAATAATAACAGTCATAAGTCACTATCAGCCACCAACTCGTCAGCCACTGGACTCCCTCGAACAGCCACCGGAACCCTCAATGGTGAATCTTCCCGTTCATTATCTGTCGATCGTGCCACTCTGTCCAAAAGCAATTCACTTG GACCCCGCATGGGCATCGGGCACTCCATCACCGACCACTCACGTCGCTCCTCAATTTCAGAATCCTCGGCCATCTCAGGCTTCTCCTCGGCGAGCAACAAGACCTACGTGCACGAGGCCTCCACCCTGGTGCTGGAGACCATCGAGAACGGCGTAAAGCG CCACTTTATTGTGCCTTTGGCCATCGCCCAGAGACCCCGCTGGAGGCGCAAGGGCACCAAGCTGCACATCTACAACGACCACACCTTCATCGCCAAGCATTTGAGCGG AAGCGGCCTACAGTGCTCCATCTGCATGAAGTCGATCCCGCGGAGGCCCGGAAAGCAGGGCTACGAATGCCGCGACTGCCAGCTGATCTGTCACAAGCAGTGTCACATACGGGCGCCCCAGTCCTGTCCCAATCCCACGGTGCTCTCCATGGAACT GACCAAACTTAACTCAGCTGCGGCGGACCGCAGCATCCGGAAGCTGTGA
- the LOC108125016 gene encoding uncharacterized protein isoform X5, giving the protein MDLADQIDDYICSFEGLGDLTMDSLAIFIFLWAVLALFSVWLIKLLYHKYLNKGKAPSAATSRQSSVAPGSGSPTSGSGKTEKRLSEPRDLLATKSKVAEDLAKPLAAGAAGGARGRSSASPLNSAAAGPRRRVVRQSSTGPENRKKRYVPPPSNVVGPETSSVTWTSQVFRWLYSDLVIVNELLMSWVIAINDSLRKSVEEHGVAVEVVRVLPDSPAPGLNNIFCNCDENNPADMLITFDCDAMPVLQVKTFRQKAGKVETSHYKVTVSRFRARMAIPMNYNTLKGEMRVEGYPDVRIAMNSVGAIKPMDQDEQQLQTVISDILTTALRDTVYPVDFSIYSTCPRADVEPLELPHNMEHLSGGLRDSQRMVSGRRLLVKIVKGEGLRDAHDPYVVIEMDEPAQKNQTGTQRGSKPYWDEHFLFELSPQSAEILFEVYDHPVIASDPPKFLGLGLVGIDELAVGPASTQLLQLQPRPYETQPVSGAITVDFVFIEGAEIPAGTRPQHLKEALRISTPAINEHIRNGADLADAAVRALQDGALSGTGNGGQPSKSTLIIHSVQRNSTGPNAFKVALNEDGRLEVTQAPTELDEAVAQAFERAASEAQAELQLQEKQADAEVADANDSGNNTINEDSTAEYGQPNAASSPNGSSYHNNYSLNGNGNGNTNGSGYNSLPRNGGGGLSASQLAQQNSSGYMDGSDVVDDRGRSKKRNFFGTLKKRLSRSKTRTLSADQPPNNNSHKSLSATNSSATGLPRTATGTLNGESSRSLSVDRATLSKSNSLESSAISGFSSASNKTYVHEASTLVLETIENGVKRHFIVPLAIAQRPRWRRKGTKLHIYNDHTFIAKHLSGSGLQCSICMKSIPRRPGKQGYECRDCQLICHKQCHIRAPQSCPNPTVLSMELTKLNSAAADRSIRKL; this is encoded by the exons ATGGATCTGGCAGATCAAATCGATGACTATATCTGTTCGTTCGAAGGACTTGGCGACTTAACAATGGACTCCCTGGCCATCTTCATCTTCCTGTGGGCCGTGCTGGCCCTCTTCTCCGTCTGGCTGATCAAGCTCCTCTACCACAAGTATCTCAACAAGGGCAAGGCACCCAGCGCCGCCACCAGCCGCCAGAGCAGCGTGGCCCCCGGCTCGGGATCCCCCACCTCCGGCTCCGGCAAGACTGAGAAGCGTCTCTCCGAGCCACGCGACCTCCTGGCTACCAAGAGCAAGGTGGCCGAGGATTTGGCCAAGCCCCTGGCTGCAGGAGCGGCCGGTGGAGCTAGAGGCCGCTCGTCAGCCTCACCGCTGAACTCCGCCGCTGCCGGTCCACGTCGTCGGGTGGTGCGTCAGAGCTCCACGGGTCCCGAGAACCGCAAGAAGCGGTATGTGCCGCCGCCCTCCAATGTTGTGGGCCCCGAAACG AGCTCCGTCACCTGGACCAGCCAGGTGTTCCGCTGGCTATACAGCGACCTGGTCATCGTCAACGAACTGCTCATGTCCTGGGTGATTGCCATTAACGACTCGCTGCGCAAATCCGTGGAGGAG CATGGAGTGGCCGTGGAGGTTGTCCGAGTGCTGCCCGACAGCCCTGCTCCCGGCCTGAACAACATCTTCTGCAACTGCGATGAGAACAATCCCGCCGACATG CTCATCACCTTCGACTGTGACGCCATGCCGGTGCTGCAGGTGAAGACTTTCCGGCAGAAGGCGGGCAAGGTGGAGACCTCCCACTACAAGGTCACCGTGTCGAGGTTCCGAGCCCGCATGGCCATTCCCATGAACTACAACACCCTCAAGGGTGAGATGCGCGTCGAGGGCTATCCAGAT GTCCGCATCGCGATGAACAGCGTGGGCGCCATCAAGCCGATGGACCAGGACGAGCAGCAGCTCCAGACGGTGATCAGCGACATCCTGACGACGGCGCTGCGCGACACCGTCTACCCGGTGGACTTCTCCATCTACTCCACCTGCCCCCGAGCGGATGTGGAGCCATTGGAGCTGCCC CACAACATGGAGCATCTGAGCGGTGGCCTGAGGGACTCCCAGCGCATGGTTTCCGGCCGCCGGCTGCTGGTGAAGATCGTCAAGGGTGAGGGACTGCGGGACGCCCACGATCCCTACGTGGTCATCGAAATGGACGAGCCGGCCCAGAAGAACCAGACGGGAACCCAGCGCGGCAGCAAGCCCTACTGGGACGAGCACTTTCTCTT TGAACTCTCCCCGCAATCTGCCGAGATCCTCTTTGAGGTCTACGACCATCCGGTGATTGCCTCGGATCCGCCCAAGTTCCTGGGTCTGGGCCTGGTGGGCATCGACGAGCTGGCCGTAGGTCCAGCCTCCACGCAGCTCCTGCAGCTACAGCCACGTCCTTACGAGACCCAGCCCGTGTCGggagccatcaccgtggacttTGTGTTCATCGAGGGAGCCGAAATCCCGGCTGGCACGCGCCCCCAGCACCTGAAGGAGGCGCTGCGCATCAGCACTCCGGCCATCAACGAGCACATCCGGAACGGAGCCGACCTGGCGGACGCAGCCGTGCGCGCTCTGCAAGACGGAGCCCTCTCCGGCACCGGAAACGGCGGCCAGCCCAGCAAGAGCACCCTGATCATCCACAGCGTACAGCGG AACTCGACCGGCCCGAATGCATTTAAG GTTGCGCTGAACGAGGACGGCAGACTCGAGGTGacccaggccccgacggagctGGATGAGGCGGTGGCCCAGGCCTTCGAGCGGGCTGCCAGCGAGGCCCAGGCCGAGCTCCAGCTCCAGGAGAAGCAGGCCGACGCGGAGGTGGCCGACGCCAACGACTCAGGTAACAACACCATCAACGAGGATAGCACCGCCGAG TATGGCCAGCCCAACGCCGCCTCCTCGCCCAACGGCAGCAGCTACCACAACAACTACAGCCTGAATGGCAATGGAAACGGCAACACGAACGGATCCGGCTACAACAGCCTGCCCCGGAACGGAGGTGGAGGACTCTCTGCCTCCCAGCTGGCCCAGCAGAACTCATCCGGCTATATGGATGGCAGCGACGTGGTCGATGATCGCGGGCGCAGCAAAAAACGTAATTTCTTTGGTACCCTGAAGAAGCGGCTCAGCCGCTCCAAGACACGCACCCTCTCGGCCGACCAACCGCCCAATAATAACAGTCATAAGTCACTATCAGCCACCAACTCGTCAGCCACTGGACTCCCTCGAACAGCCACCGGAACCCTCAATGGTGAATCTTCCCGTTCATTATCTGTCGATCGTGCCACTCTGTCCAAAAGCAATTCACTTG AATCCTCGGCCATCTCAGGCTTCTCCTCGGCGAGCAACAAGACCTACGTGCACGAGGCCTCCACCCTGGTGCTGGAGACCATCGAGAACGGCGTAAAGCG CCACTTTATTGTGCCTTTGGCCATCGCCCAGAGACCCCGCTGGAGGCGCAAGGGCACCAAGCTGCACATCTACAACGACCACACCTTCATCGCCAAGCATTTGAGCGG AAGCGGCCTACAGTGCTCCATCTGCATGAAGTCGATCCCGCGGAGGCCCGGAAAGCAGGGCTACGAATGCCGCGACTGCCAGCTGATCTGTCACAAGCAGTGTCACATACGGGCGCCCCAGTCCTGTCCCAATCCCACGGTGCTCTCCATGGAACT GACCAAACTTAACTCAGCTGCGGCGGACCGCAGCATCCGGAAGCTGTGA
- the LOC108125016 gene encoding uncharacterized protein isoform X8, whose amino-acid sequence MDLADQIDDYICSFEGLGDLTMDSLAIFIFLWAVLALFSVWLIKLLYHKYLNKGKAPSAATSRQSSVAPGSGSPTSGSGKTEKRLSEPRDLLATKSKVAEDLAKPLAAGAAGGARGRSSASPLNSAAAGPRRRVVRQSSTGPENRKKRYVPPPSNVVGPETSSVTWTSQVFRWLYSDLVIVNELLMSWVIAINDSLRKSVEEHGVAVEVVRVLPDSPAPGLNNIFCNCDENNPADMLITFDCDAMPVLQVKTFRQKAGKVETSHYKVTVSRFRARMAIPMNYNTLKGEMRVEGYPDVRIAMNSVGAIKPMDQDEQQLQTVISDILTTALRDTVYPVDFSIYSTCPRADVEPLELPVIYPVHYDSLAHNMEHLSGGLRDSQRMVSGRRLLVKIVKGEGLRDAHDPYVVIEMDEPAQKNQTGTQRGSKPYWDEHFLFELSPQSAEILFEVYDHPVIASDPPKFLGLGLVGIDELAVGPASTQLLQLQPRPYETQPVSGAITVDFVFIEGAEIPAGTRPQHLKEALRISTPAINEHIRNGADLADAAVRALQDGALSGTGNGGQPSKSTLIIHSVQRVALNEDGRLEVTQAPTELDEAVAQAFERAASEAQAELQLQEKQADAEVADANDSGNNTINEDSTAEYGQPNAASSPNGSSYHNNYSLNGNGNGNTNGSGYNSLPRNGGGGLSASQLAQQNSSGYMDGSDVVDDRGRSKKQSSAISGFSSASNKTYVHEASTLVLETIENGVKRHFIVPLAIAQRPRWRRKGTKLHIYNDHTFIAKHLSGSGLQCSICMKSIPRRPGKQGYECRDCQLICHKQCHIRAPQSCPNPTVLSMELTKLNSAAADRSIRKL is encoded by the exons ATGGATCTGGCAGATCAAATCGATGACTATATCTGTTCGTTCGAAGGACTTGGCGACTTAACAATGGACTCCCTGGCCATCTTCATCTTCCTGTGGGCCGTGCTGGCCCTCTTCTCCGTCTGGCTGATCAAGCTCCTCTACCACAAGTATCTCAACAAGGGCAAGGCACCCAGCGCCGCCACCAGCCGCCAGAGCAGCGTGGCCCCCGGCTCGGGATCCCCCACCTCCGGCTCCGGCAAGACTGAGAAGCGTCTCTCCGAGCCACGCGACCTCCTGGCTACCAAGAGCAAGGTGGCCGAGGATTTGGCCAAGCCCCTGGCTGCAGGAGCGGCCGGTGGAGCTAGAGGCCGCTCGTCAGCCTCACCGCTGAACTCCGCCGCTGCCGGTCCACGTCGTCGGGTGGTGCGTCAGAGCTCCACGGGTCCCGAGAACCGCAAGAAGCGGTATGTGCCGCCGCCCTCCAATGTTGTGGGCCCCGAAACG AGCTCCGTCACCTGGACCAGCCAGGTGTTCCGCTGGCTATACAGCGACCTGGTCATCGTCAACGAACTGCTCATGTCCTGGGTGATTGCCATTAACGACTCGCTGCGCAAATCCGTGGAGGAG CATGGAGTGGCCGTGGAGGTTGTCCGAGTGCTGCCCGACAGCCCTGCTCCCGGCCTGAACAACATCTTCTGCAACTGCGATGAGAACAATCCCGCCGACATG CTCATCACCTTCGACTGTGACGCCATGCCGGTGCTGCAGGTGAAGACTTTCCGGCAGAAGGCGGGCAAGGTGGAGACCTCCCACTACAAGGTCACCGTGTCGAGGTTCCGAGCCCGCATGGCCATTCCCATGAACTACAACACCCTCAAGGGTGAGATGCGCGTCGAGGGCTATCCAGAT GTCCGCATCGCGATGAACAGCGTGGGCGCCATCAAGCCGATGGACCAGGACGAGCAGCAGCTCCAGACGGTGATCAGCGACATCCTGACGACGGCGCTGCGCGACACCGTCTACCCGGTGGACTTCTCCATCTACTCCACCTGCCCCCGAGCGGATGTGGAGCCATTGGAGCTGCCCGTAATCTATCCCGTGCACTATGACTCGCTGGCG CACAACATGGAGCATCTGAGCGGTGGCCTGAGGGACTCCCAGCGCATGGTTTCCGGCCGCCGGCTGCTGGTGAAGATCGTCAAGGGTGAGGGACTGCGGGACGCCCACGATCCCTACGTGGTCATCGAAATGGACGAGCCGGCCCAGAAGAACCAGACGGGAACCCAGCGCGGCAGCAAGCCCTACTGGGACGAGCACTTTCTCTT TGAACTCTCCCCGCAATCTGCCGAGATCCTCTTTGAGGTCTACGACCATCCGGTGATTGCCTCGGATCCGCCCAAGTTCCTGGGTCTGGGCCTGGTGGGCATCGACGAGCTGGCCGTAGGTCCAGCCTCCACGCAGCTCCTGCAGCTACAGCCACGTCCTTACGAGACCCAGCCCGTGTCGggagccatcaccgtggacttTGTGTTCATCGAGGGAGCCGAAATCCCGGCTGGCACGCGCCCCCAGCACCTGAAGGAGGCGCTGCGCATCAGCACTCCGGCCATCAACGAGCACATCCGGAACGGAGCCGACCTGGCGGACGCAGCCGTGCGCGCTCTGCAAGACGGAGCCCTCTCCGGCACCGGAAACGGCGGCCAGCCCAGCAAGAGCACCCTGATCATCCACAGCGTACAGCGG GTTGCGCTGAACGAGGACGGCAGACTCGAGGTGacccaggccccgacggagctGGATGAGGCGGTGGCCCAGGCCTTCGAGCGGGCTGCCAGCGAGGCCCAGGCCGAGCTCCAGCTCCAGGAGAAGCAGGCCGACGCGGAGGTGGCCGACGCCAACGACTCAGGTAACAACACCATCAACGAGGATAGCACCGCCGAG TATGGCCAGCCCAACGCCGCCTCCTCGCCCAACGGCAGCAGCTACCACAACAACTACAGCCTGAATGGCAATGGAAACGGCAACACGAACGGATCCGGCTACAACAGCCTGCCCCGGAACGGAGGTGGAGGACTCTCTGCCTCCCAGCTGGCCCAGCAGAACTCATCCGGCTATATGGATGGCAGCGACGTGGTCGATGATCGCGGGCGCAGCAAAAAAC AATCCTCGGCCATCTCAGGCTTCTCCTCGGCGAGCAACAAGACCTACGTGCACGAGGCCTCCACCCTGGTGCTGGAGACCATCGAGAACGGCGTAAAGCG CCACTTTATTGTGCCTTTGGCCATCGCCCAGAGACCCCGCTGGAGGCGCAAGGGCACCAAGCTGCACATCTACAACGACCACACCTTCATCGCCAAGCATTTGAGCGG AAGCGGCCTACAGTGCTCCATCTGCATGAAGTCGATCCCGCGGAGGCCCGGAAAGCAGGGCTACGAATGCCGCGACTGCCAGCTGATCTGTCACAAGCAGTGTCACATACGGGCGCCCCAGTCCTGTCCCAATCCCACGGTGCTCTCCATGGAACT GACCAAACTTAACTCAGCTGCGGCGGACCGCAGCATCCGGAAGCTGTGA
- the LOC108125016 gene encoding uncharacterized protein isoform X2, which yields MDLADQIDDYICSFEGLGDLTMDSLAIFIFLWAVLALFSVWLIKLLYHKYLNKGKAPSAATSRQSSVAPGSGSPTSGSGKTEKRLSEPRDLLATKSKVAEDLAKPLAAGAAGGARGRSSASPLNSAAAGPRRRVVRQSSTGPENRKKRYVPPPSNVVGPETSSVTWTSQVFRWLYSDLVIVNELLMSWVIAINDSLRKSVEEHGVAVEVVRVLPDSPAPGLNNIFCNCDENNPADMLITFDCDAMPVLQVKTFRQKAGKVETSHYKVTVSRFRARMAIPMNYNTLKGEMRVEGYPDVRIAMNSVGAIKPMDQDEQQLQTVISDILTTALRDTVYPVDFSIYSTCPRADVEPLELPVIYPVHYDSLAHNMEHLSGGLRDSQRMVSGRRLLVKIVKGEGLRDAHDPYVVIEMDEPAQKNQTGTQRGSKPYWDEHFLFELSPQSAEILFEVYDHPVIASDPPKFLGLGLVGIDELAVGPASTQLLQLQPRPYETQPVSGAITVDFVFIEGAEIPAGTRPQHLKEALRISTPAINEHIRNGADLADAAVRALQDGALSGTGNGGQPSKSTLIIHSVQRNSTGPNAFKVALNEDGRLEVTQAPTELDEAVAQAFERAASEAQAELQLQEKQADAEVADANDSGNNTINEDSTAEYGQPNAASSPNGSSYHNNYSLNGNGNGNTNGSGYNSLPRNGGGGLSASQLAQQNSSGYMDGSDVVDDRGRSKKRNFFGTLKKRLSRSKTRTLSADQPPNNNSHKSLSATNSSATGLPRTATGTLNGESSRSLSVDRATLSKSNSLGPRMGIGHSITDHSRRSSISESSAISGFSSASNKTYVHEASTLVLETIENGVKRHFIVPLAIAQRPRWRRKGTKLHIYNDHTFIAKHLSGSGLQCSICMKSIPRRPGKQGYECRDCQLICHKQCHIRAPQSCPNPTVLSMELTSFPDQT from the exons ATGGATCTGGCAGATCAAATCGATGACTATATCTGTTCGTTCGAAGGACTTGGCGACTTAACAATGGACTCCCTGGCCATCTTCATCTTCCTGTGGGCCGTGCTGGCCCTCTTCTCCGTCTGGCTGATCAAGCTCCTCTACCACAAGTATCTCAACAAGGGCAAGGCACCCAGCGCCGCCACCAGCCGCCAGAGCAGCGTGGCCCCCGGCTCGGGATCCCCCACCTCCGGCTCCGGCAAGACTGAGAAGCGTCTCTCCGAGCCACGCGACCTCCTGGCTACCAAGAGCAAGGTGGCCGAGGATTTGGCCAAGCCCCTGGCTGCAGGAGCGGCCGGTGGAGCTAGAGGCCGCTCGTCAGCCTCACCGCTGAACTCCGCCGCTGCCGGTCCACGTCGTCGGGTGGTGCGTCAGAGCTCCACGGGTCCCGAGAACCGCAAGAAGCGGTATGTGCCGCCGCCCTCCAATGTTGTGGGCCCCGAAACG AGCTCCGTCACCTGGACCAGCCAGGTGTTCCGCTGGCTATACAGCGACCTGGTCATCGTCAACGAACTGCTCATGTCCTGGGTGATTGCCATTAACGACTCGCTGCGCAAATCCGTGGAGGAG CATGGAGTGGCCGTGGAGGTTGTCCGAGTGCTGCCCGACAGCCCTGCTCCCGGCCTGAACAACATCTTCTGCAACTGCGATGAGAACAATCCCGCCGACATG CTCATCACCTTCGACTGTGACGCCATGCCGGTGCTGCAGGTGAAGACTTTCCGGCAGAAGGCGGGCAAGGTGGAGACCTCCCACTACAAGGTCACCGTGTCGAGGTTCCGAGCCCGCATGGCCATTCCCATGAACTACAACACCCTCAAGGGTGAGATGCGCGTCGAGGGCTATCCAGAT GTCCGCATCGCGATGAACAGCGTGGGCGCCATCAAGCCGATGGACCAGGACGAGCAGCAGCTCCAGACGGTGATCAGCGACATCCTGACGACGGCGCTGCGCGACACCGTCTACCCGGTGGACTTCTCCATCTACTCCACCTGCCCCCGAGCGGATGTGGAGCCATTGGAGCTGCCCGTAATCTATCCCGTGCACTATGACTCGCTGGCG CACAACATGGAGCATCTGAGCGGTGGCCTGAGGGACTCCCAGCGCATGGTTTCCGGCCGCCGGCTGCTGGTGAAGATCGTCAAGGGTGAGGGACTGCGGGACGCCCACGATCCCTACGTGGTCATCGAAATGGACGAGCCGGCCCAGAAGAACCAGACGGGAACCCAGCGCGGCAGCAAGCCCTACTGGGACGAGCACTTTCTCTT TGAACTCTCCCCGCAATCTGCCGAGATCCTCTTTGAGGTCTACGACCATCCGGTGATTGCCTCGGATCCGCCCAAGTTCCTGGGTCTGGGCCTGGTGGGCATCGACGAGCTGGCCGTAGGTCCAGCCTCCACGCAGCTCCTGCAGCTACAGCCACGTCCTTACGAGACCCAGCCCGTGTCGggagccatcaccgtggacttTGTGTTCATCGAGGGAGCCGAAATCCCGGCTGGCACGCGCCCCCAGCACCTGAAGGAGGCGCTGCGCATCAGCACTCCGGCCATCAACGAGCACATCCGGAACGGAGCCGACCTGGCGGACGCAGCCGTGCGCGCTCTGCAAGACGGAGCCCTCTCCGGCACCGGAAACGGCGGCCAGCCCAGCAAGAGCACCCTGATCATCCACAGCGTACAGCGG AACTCGACCGGCCCGAATGCATTTAAG GTTGCGCTGAACGAGGACGGCAGACTCGAGGTGacccaggccccgacggagctGGATGAGGCGGTGGCCCAGGCCTTCGAGCGGGCTGCCAGCGAGGCCCAGGCCGAGCTCCAGCTCCAGGAGAAGCAGGCCGACGCGGAGGTGGCCGACGCCAACGACTCAGGTAACAACACCATCAACGAGGATAGCACCGCCGAG TATGGCCAGCCCAACGCCGCCTCCTCGCCCAACGGCAGCAGCTACCACAACAACTACAGCCTGAATGGCAATGGAAACGGCAACACGAACGGATCCGGCTACAACAGCCTGCCCCGGAACGGAGGTGGAGGACTCTCTGCCTCCCAGCTGGCCCAGCAGAACTCATCCGGCTATATGGATGGCAGCGACGTGGTCGATGATCGCGGGCGCAGCAAAAAACGTAATTTCTTTGGTACCCTGAAGAAGCGGCTCAGCCGCTCCAAGACACGCACCCTCTCGGCCGACCAACCGCCCAATAATAACAGTCATAAGTCACTATCAGCCACCAACTCGTCAGCCACTGGACTCCCTCGAACAGCCACCGGAACCCTCAATGGTGAATCTTCCCGTTCATTATCTGTCGATCGTGCCACTCTGTCCAAAAGCAATTCACTTG GACCCCGCATGGGCATCGGGCACTCCATCACCGACCACTCACGTCGCTCCTCAATTTCAGAATCCTCGGCCATCTCAGGCTTCTCCTCGGCGAGCAACAAGACCTACGTGCACGAGGCCTCCACCCTGGTGCTGGAGACCATCGAGAACGGCGTAAAGCG CCACTTTATTGTGCCTTTGGCCATCGCCCAGAGACCCCGCTGGAGGCGCAAGGGCACCAAGCTGCACATCTACAACGACCACACCTTCATCGCCAAGCATTTGAGCGG AAGCGGCCTACAGTGCTCCATCTGCATGAAGTCGATCCCGCGGAGGCCCGGAAAGCAGGGCTACGAATGCCGCGACTGCCAGCTGATCTGTCACAAGCAGTGTCACATACGGGCGCCCCAGTCCTGTCCCAATCCCACGGTGCTCTCCATGGAACT AACATCATTTCCG GACCAAACTTAA